In the genome of Paenibacillus sp. FSL R5-0766, one region contains:
- a CDS encoding bifunctional transcriptional activator/DNA repair enzyme AdaA: MESRDQDRILPESIDEKYWHAIIHNDNSYDGTFFYGVQTTGIFCRPSCKSRAPKAENVLIFQHVEEALALKFRPCKRCKPTGERVPDQEWVYGITDYIEHHYAEPLTLDVLATVSHGSPYHLHRVFKRITGRTPVQYIQDKRITEARKLLEHTGLTVTDIGRHVGIPNSAYFITVFRKHTGLTPAHYRERHENS, from the coding sequence GTGGAAAGTCGAGATCAAGATCGCATACTGCCCGAATCTATAGATGAAAAATACTGGCATGCCATCATCCACAACGATAATTCTTATGATGGAACGTTCTTTTACGGTGTGCAGACAACGGGCATTTTCTGCCGACCTTCCTGTAAGTCCAGAGCACCCAAAGCTGAAAATGTGCTGATATTTCAACATGTTGAAGAAGCGTTAGCATTAAAGTTCAGACCCTGCAAACGTTGTAAACCTACAGGCGAGCGGGTACCTGATCAGGAGTGGGTATACGGGATCACGGATTACATCGAACATCATTACGCCGAACCTCTAACCTTGGATGTCCTAGCCACTGTAAGTCATGGCAGTCCATATCATCTGCATCGTGTGTTCAAGCGAATTACAGGCCGCACACCGGTTCAATATATTCAGGATAAACGAATTACCGAAGCCCGGAAGTTGCTTGAACATACCGGACTTACCGTCACCGATATTGGACGCCATGTCGGTATACCTAACTCAGCTTATTTCATTACTGTATTTCGCAAACATACAGGTCTCACACCTGCACACTACCGCGAAAGGCATGAAAACTCATGA
- a CDS encoding Gfo/Idh/MocA family oxidoreductase: MVRFGVVGTNWITERLLEAAVQVDGFKLTAVYSRTEDKANAFADKYDVEHRFTDLEELAASDVIDAVYIATPNTVHAEQAELFLRNGKHVLCEKPLAANSAEVRSMIDTAREHQVLLMEAMKSTLVPQFKMVQKNLHKIGPVRKYVAGYSQYSSRYDKYKEGIVLNAFKPELANGALMDLGVYCLYPLITLFGAPKRVQSQAMMLESGVDGQGSVLLDYDGMDAVVTYSKISNSHLPSEIMGELGSIIIDKIGSPEHAEIRYNDGTVEQLTVEQNHPAMYYEVEEFVNLVELGQKESDMNTYERSYVTMQVMDQIRKQIGLVFPND; this comes from the coding sequence ATGGTTCGATTTGGTGTAGTGGGTACTAACTGGATTACAGAAAGGCTTCTTGAAGCCGCAGTACAGGTTGATGGATTTAAATTGACCGCTGTGTATTCCAGAACTGAAGATAAGGCTAATGCATTTGCAGATAAATATGATGTTGAACACCGCTTCACCGATCTGGAAGAGTTGGCAGCAAGTGATGTGATTGATGCAGTCTACATCGCAACACCGAATACGGTTCATGCAGAGCAGGCTGAGCTTTTTCTGAGAAACGGTAAACATGTATTGTGCGAGAAACCTCTGGCTGCAAATAGCGCCGAAGTTCGGAGCATGATTGATACAGCACGAGAACATCAGGTTCTGCTCATGGAAGCGATGAAATCTACCCTTGTTCCCCAGTTCAAAATGGTGCAGAAGAACCTGCACAAAATCGGTCCTGTCCGCAAATATGTAGCAGGATACTCTCAGTATTCTTCGCGTTACGACAAGTACAAAGAGGGGATCGTCCTGAATGCGTTCAAGCCTGAACTCGCCAATGGTGCGTTAATGGATCTCGGTGTGTATTGTCTCTATCCATTGATTACATTGTTCGGTGCACCTAAGCGGGTTCAATCCCAAGCGATGATGCTGGAATCTGGCGTGGATGGACAAGGCAGTGTGCTGCTGGATTATGATGGGATGGATGCGGTTGTTACATACTCCAAAATCTCCAATTCTCATCTACCAAGCGAAATTATGGGGGAACTGGGCAGTATCATCATTGACAAGATTGGCTCACCGGAACATGCAGAGATACGTTACAATGACGGTACGGTGGAGCAGCTCACAGTCGAACAAAACCATCCGGCGATGTATTATGAAGTGGAGGAGTTCGTAAATCTGGTTGAGCTGGGCCAAAAGGAGTCTGACATGAACACGTATGAACGCTCTTATGTGACGATGCAGGTTATGGATCAGATTCGAAAGCAGATTGGGCTTGTGTTCCCTAACGATTGA
- a CDS encoding ThuA domain-containing protein — MSKALIVWGGWDGHEPEQVAAIFERILKEEQFEVEVSNTLESYADAEKLMGLDLIVPLWTMGQIEQELVNNVSAAVQSGVGLAGLHGGMCDAFRNNVDWQFMTGGQWVAHPGNDGVEYMVNMKRGSSPLLDHIEDFQVKSEQYYLHVDPAVEVLATTRFPVVTGPHAANGPVDMPVVWTKRWGAGRVFYNSLGHHADIVDMKPVTEMMRSGFKWTAAGKELAKSRVSSATEVYTGMADNQN, encoded by the coding sequence ATGAGTAAAGCACTGATTGTATGGGGCGGCTGGGATGGACATGAACCGGAGCAGGTAGCAGCGATTTTTGAACGTATTTTGAAGGAAGAGCAGTTTGAGGTTGAAGTCTCGAATACGTTGGAGTCTTATGCGGATGCAGAGAAGCTGATGGGTCTGGATCTGATCGTGCCGTTGTGGACGATGGGACAGATTGAGCAGGAACTGGTCAATAACGTATCAGCGGCTGTCCAGAGCGGTGTGGGCTTGGCTGGTCTTCATGGCGGGATGTGTGATGCCTTCCGAAATAACGTAGATTGGCAGTTTATGACGGGTGGACAATGGGTTGCCCATCCAGGTAACGATGGTGTGGAGTATATGGTGAACATGAAGCGCGGCTCTAGCCCGTTATTGGATCATATTGAAGATTTTCAGGTGAAAAGTGAACAGTACTACCTGCACGTAGACCCGGCAGTGGAAGTGCTGGCAACCACTCGTTTTCCAGTGGTGACTGGTCCGCATGCAGCGAATGGGCCCGTAGATATGCCTGTTGTCTGGACGAAACGCTGGGGCGCAGGACGGGTATTCTACAACTCACTGGGACACCATGCAGACATTGTAGACATGAAACCCGTGACTGAAATGATGCGCAGTGGATTCAAATGGACAGCAGCAGGCAAAGAACTTGCCAAGAGTCGAGTAAGTTCAGCAACCGAAGTGTACACAGGTATGGCGGACAACCAGAACTAA
- a CDS encoding LacI family DNA-binding transcriptional regulator, with the protein MASRKEVADLAGVSEATVSRVLNGVGPIKEETRRKVLEASEQLGYVPSALARSFARSKSGNLGVVLPYVPKAHLFSAYFFSEMLSGIGSKARDNSMDLLVMFRTPGEVMNYTDLFRRQKVDACIILGARDDHEELAAMQQLHQEGHPFCVMNQHFEGQSFTEVDADHVEGSRLAIRHLTDQGYRKIAFLNGPDSYSNSQERMEGVRLGLQEAGMELDPSLLLKGNYSRRSGIEAAAIVADRLHEIDAVFAANDRMAIGVMHGLRERGIGPADFPAFVGYDDSDAAEMAVPPLSSVRVPFFEMGELAVSKLIHGSVGDTHKANNSVVAVTESARALLPTELIIRASSIRQ; encoded by the coding sequence ATGGCATCTCGTAAAGAAGTGGCTGATCTTGCGGGTGTTTCCGAGGCGACGGTCTCCCGGGTGCTTAATGGGGTAGGTCCTATTAAGGAAGAGACACGCCGCAAGGTTCTTGAAGCTTCCGAACAGTTAGGCTATGTGCCCAGCGCTCTTGCTCGCAGTTTTGCCAGAAGTAAAAGCGGGAACCTTGGTGTGGTATTACCTTATGTTCCGAAGGCGCATCTGTTCTCGGCGTATTTCTTCTCGGAAATGCTGAGTGGGATTGGAAGTAAAGCCAGAGACAATAGCATGGACCTGTTGGTTATGTTCCGAACACCCGGTGAAGTGATGAATTATACGGATTTGTTCCGGCGTCAGAAAGTGGACGCTTGCATTATCCTTGGTGCCAGAGATGATCATGAAGAACTGGCGGCCATGCAGCAACTTCATCAGGAAGGACACCCATTCTGTGTCATGAATCAGCATTTTGAGGGCCAATCATTCACGGAAGTGGATGCGGATCATGTGGAAGGAAGCAGGCTTGCCATACGTCATCTTACGGATCAGGGGTATCGCAAAATCGCTTTTCTCAATGGTCCAGACAGCTATTCCAACAGCCAGGAGCGAATGGAAGGCGTTCGTCTTGGCCTGCAAGAAGCAGGTATGGAGCTGGACCCGAGTCTATTGCTTAAAGGGAATTATAGTAGAAGAAGTGGCATTGAGGCGGCAGCGATTGTAGCAGATCGCCTACATGAGATTGATGCTGTGTTTGCGGCCAATGACCGGATGGCAATAGGTGTCATGCATGGTTTGCGTGAGCGGGGAATAGGGCCTGCGGATTTTCCGGCATTTGTGGGTTATGACGACTCCGATGCCGCCGAGATGGCGGTTCCGCCGCTGAGCAGCGTCAGGGTTCCATTTTTCGAGATGGGTGAACTTGCAGTATCGAAGCTTATACATGGGTCTGTGGGTGACACACATAAAGCGAATAACTCTGTTGTAGCCGTAACCGAATCAGCGAGAGCGTTGTTGCCAACCGAACTGATCATCCGTGCTTCTTCTATCCGTCAATAG
- a CDS encoding Gfo/Idh/MocA family oxidoreductase: MSNRLRVGMVGYKFMGKAHSNAYRSLPMFFPSAPLQPEMSVICGRNEQGVQEAASQFGWSESVTDWRELVKRDDIDLIDINAPSDAHKEIALEAARQGKHLFCEKPLALSLADSREMLQAAEDAGVAHMVGFNYRFSPAVQLAKDLVESGRLGKIYHFRAFFLQDWIMDPSFPLVWRLQKEVAGSGSHGDLGAHLIDLARFLVGEFQEVIGMSETFIKERPLAAEMTGLSAKGSSNADAPKGEVTVDDATLFLARFAGGALGSFEATRFAAGHRSTNSFEINGSLGSVRFDFERMNELEVYFTKDEEDVQGFRRVLATDPAHKYAEAWWPAGHTIGFEHTFTHEMLELVTAISEGRQPSPSFHDGVACQAVLEAVERSVTERRWVTLEEM, translated from the coding sequence ATGTCAAATCGTCTTCGTGTCGGAATGGTTGGATACAAGTTTATGGGGAAGGCCCACAGTAATGCCTATCGCAGTCTGCCGATGTTTTTCCCGTCTGCTCCGTTGCAGCCTGAGATGTCTGTGATCTGTGGACGTAACGAGCAGGGAGTTCAAGAGGCGGCGAGCCAGTTTGGTTGGTCTGAAAGTGTAACGGATTGGCGCGAACTGGTGAAGCGGGATGATATCGATCTGATTGATATTAACGCACCAAGTGATGCCCATAAGGAAATTGCGTTGGAAGCAGCTCGTCAGGGCAAACATCTGTTTTGTGAGAAACCACTGGCCCTGTCGCTTGCGGATTCGCGTGAGATGCTTCAGGCAGCAGAGGATGCTGGAGTCGCACATATGGTCGGGTTCAACTACCGTTTCTCACCAGCGGTGCAATTAGCGAAGGATCTGGTGGAGAGCGGACGATTGGGTAAGATCTATCATTTCCGTGCTTTTTTCTTGCAGGACTGGATCATGGACCCTTCGTTCCCACTGGTATGGCGTTTGCAAAAAGAAGTGGCTGGCTCTGGTTCCCATGGGGATCTGGGCGCACACTTAATCGATCTGGCTCGTTTCCTTGTTGGTGAATTCCAGGAAGTCATCGGCATGAGCGAAACATTTATCAAAGAACGACCACTTGCAGCCGAGATGACCGGACTAAGTGCCAAGGGCAGTTCGAATGCGGATGCACCGAAAGGAGAAGTGACCGTCGATGACGCGACGTTGTTCCTGGCACGATTCGCAGGAGGGGCGCTGGGCAGCTTCGAGGCTACACGTTTTGCAGCGGGGCATCGGAGTACAAACTCGTTTGAGATTAACGGCAGTCTCGGCAGTGTACGATTTGATTTTGAGCGTATGAACGAACTGGAAGTGTATTTTACAAAGGATGAAGAGGACGTACAGGGATTCCGCCGTGTACTGGCAACCGATCCGGCACATAAATATGCTGAAGCCTGGTGGCCTGCTGGACATACGATTGGATTCGAGCACACGTTCACCCATGAAATGCTGGAGCTGGTGACAGCGATCTCTGAAGGACGCCAACCATCACCGAGTTTCCACGATGGGGTCGCGTGTCAGGCTGTACTGGAAGCAGTAGAGCGTTCGGTAACAGAACGGCGCTGGGTGACGCTTGAAGAGATGTGA
- the glpX gene encoding class II fructose-bisphosphatase has translation MERELALEIVRVTELAALASAPWMGRGDKNSADEAATLAMRAMFDSVSIRGTVVIGEGEMDEAPMLYIGEEVGNAEGPEVDVAVDPLEGTEIVAKGLNNALSVIAVAGKGNLLHAPDMYMEKLAVGPALVGKVSIEDPVEVTLEKAAAALNKNISDLTVMILDRVRHESTIKTLRKVGVRIKFLSDGDVAGAMAPAFPEAGIDLYVGSGGAPEGVLAAAALSCLGGEIQGRLMPANADEFQRCLQMGIDNPYKVLTMQDMIGTEDVIFAATGVTPGEILGGVRYLADDRAETDSIVMRAKTKTIRFIRSQHFLPNKEVLHKVRQLQSTPEPSDRIPSHAKTKEQAEFSQSSVDLGVTTTL, from the coding sequence ATGGAACGCGAACTGGCGTTGGAAATTGTCAGAGTAACAGAATTGGCTGCGTTAGCTTCAGCACCCTGGATGGGACGAGGCGACAAGAACAGTGCAGATGAAGCGGCTACTTTGGCCATGCGCGCCATGTTCGATTCCGTGTCCATTCGCGGCACGGTGGTAATCGGTGAAGGAGAAATGGATGAAGCACCCATGTTGTACATCGGCGAGGAAGTGGGCAACGCTGAGGGCCCTGAGGTTGACGTGGCTGTAGACCCGCTCGAAGGTACAGAAATCGTAGCCAAAGGACTAAACAACGCTCTATCGGTTATTGCAGTGGCGGGAAAAGGTAACCTGCTCCACGCACCGGACATGTATATGGAGAAACTGGCGGTAGGGCCTGCTCTTGTAGGCAAGGTCAGCATTGAAGACCCGGTTGAAGTCACACTGGAGAAAGCCGCTGCCGCATTGAACAAAAACATCTCGGACCTCACTGTGATGATTCTGGATCGTGTACGACATGAGAGCACAATCAAGACGCTACGCAAGGTTGGAGTGAGAATTAAGTTCCTCAGTGACGGTGATGTTGCGGGTGCAATGGCACCTGCCTTCCCCGAGGCGGGCATTGATCTGTATGTCGGATCTGGAGGAGCGCCAGAAGGTGTGCTGGCTGCCGCAGCGCTATCTTGTCTTGGGGGTGAGATTCAAGGTCGTCTGATGCCTGCCAACGCAGACGAATTCCAGCGCTGCTTGCAGATGGGAATTGACAATCCTTACAAAGTGTTAACGATGCAGGATATGATCGGCACGGAGGACGTCATTTTTGCCGCAACAGGTGTGACGCCAGGTGAGATCTTGGGAGGGGTACGGTATCTTGCGGATGATCGTGCCGAGACGGATTCGATTGTTATGCGTGCCAAAACCAAAACAATTCGGTTTATTCGTTCCCAACACTTCCTGCCGAACAAAGAAGTGCTGCACAAAGTAAGACAGCTCCAATCCACGCCAGAACCCTCGGATCGCATTCCGAGTCATGCGAAAACAAAGGAGCAGGCTGAGTTCAGCCAATCCTCCGTTGATCTTGGCGTTACAACGACGTTGTAA
- a CDS encoding radical SAM protein — protein sequence MKTNLTYKVPKTLLNKGTGFLNGYTHTLNPYTGCAFGCSYCYVRQMPVSLFRKEDWGSWVDVKQEASRVFAKELQRALQKGKVTLFMSSSTDPYQPAEYKECITRSLLETMVQHPPNFVLVQTRSPLVTRDIDLLLQLGDRVRVSMTVETDLDDMRKHFSPSAPPIAGRLRALEQLRDAGIPTQVAIAPVLPSSEQFAAILRPLVQRVCIDDYFMGDGSEGKRTRQLGMESLYQQVGMEHWYHPDAYQTVVQRMKDYFAEDEIWISQAGFEP from the coding sequence ATGAAGACGAATCTTACTTATAAAGTACCCAAAACGTTACTCAACAAGGGGACAGGGTTCCTTAATGGATATACACATACACTGAATCCTTACACAGGCTGCGCCTTCGGTTGTTCCTATTGTTATGTCAGACAGATGCCTGTCTCCCTATTTCGCAAAGAGGATTGGGGGAGCTGGGTGGATGTGAAACAAGAGGCCTCCCGAGTGTTCGCCAAAGAATTGCAGCGTGCCTTACAGAAAGGGAAAGTCACTCTGTTCATGTCCTCCAGTACCGACCCGTATCAACCCGCCGAATACAAGGAGTGTATCACGCGTTCATTACTTGAAACGATGGTACAGCATCCGCCCAATTTTGTATTAGTCCAGACCCGCAGTCCACTCGTTACCCGGGATATAGATCTGCTACTGCAGTTAGGTGACCGGGTTCGGGTCAGCATGACGGTGGAGACGGATCTGGACGATATGCGCAAGCATTTCAGTCCCTCCGCTCCCCCAATTGCAGGCCGATTACGTGCATTGGAACAGTTGCGGGATGCCGGAATACCGACACAGGTTGCGATTGCTCCCGTATTACCCAGCAGTGAACAGTTTGCAGCCATCTTGAGACCTCTGGTTCAGCGTGTATGCATTGACGATTATTTCATGGGCGATGGCAGCGAGGGCAAGCGCACCCGGCAGCTCGGCATGGAGTCGCTCTATCAGCAAGTAGGCATGGAGCATTGGTATCATCCAGATGCGTATCAGACTGTGGTTCAGCGGATGAAAGACTATTTTGCCGAGGATGAGATCTGGATCAGTCAGGCGGGATTTGAGCCATAA
- a CDS encoding GNAT family N-acetyltransferase, producing MTIRIEICTIEHVCELQEISYETFNETFKAQNSPENMKAYLEKAFNREQLESELSMADSQFLFIYVDNQVAGYMKVNINDAQSEKMGEESLEIERVYIKKEFQKHGLGKVLLHKAIEMAAEHHKTNIWLGVWEKNENAIAFYEKMGFVQTGAHAFYMGDEKQIDFIMTKKIL from the coding sequence ATGACGATTCGTATAGAGATATGTACCATTGAACATGTATGTGAACTGCAGGAGATTAGTTATGAGACGTTTAATGAAACGTTTAAAGCGCAAAATTCACCCGAAAATATGAAAGCTTATCTGGAAAAGGCGTTTAATCGGGAACAATTAGAAAGCGAACTTTCCATGGCGGATTCACAATTTCTTTTTATTTATGTCGATAATCAAGTTGCTGGCTATATGAAGGTGAATATCAATGATGCTCAATCTGAGAAGATGGGGGAGGAATCCCTTGAGATCGAGCGGGTATACATCAAAAAAGAGTTCCAAAAACATGGCTTGGGTAAGGTACTGCTCCATAAAGCCATTGAGATGGCAGCTGAACATCACAAAACGAATATTTGGTTAGGGGTGTGGGAGAAAAATGAAAATGCCATCGCATTTTATGAAAAGATGGGATTTGTACAGACAGGAGCCCATGCTTTTTACATGGGAGATGAGAAACAGATTGATTTTATAATGACCAAAAAGATATTGTAA
- a CDS encoding glycosyl hydrolase: protein MKNLLKKATAMMLALVLLLGLMTAPVHADTPLFTIESEDAQLTPDLQVVTSIYGQPKPGFSGAGFVWMQNSGTLTFTVTVPETGMYAISTRYMQELSADGRSQNLIVNGVTKGAYMLPYTTTWSDFDFGFHKLNQGANTIELKAGWGFAYFDTFTVDHADLDPLNVQPVLTDPEATPETQILMNYLTEVYGNNIISGQQEIYGGGNDGDSELEFEWIHDLTGKYPAIRGFDLMNYNPLYGWEDGTTDRMIDWVNNREGIATASWHINVPRNFNTYELGDFVDWKEATYKPTETNFNTANAVIPGTKEYQYVMMTIEDLAEQLLILQDNDVPVLFRPYHEAEGNGGLNGEGAWFWWASAGAEVYKELWDLLYTELTETYGLHNLIWTYNSYVYSTSPAWYPGDDQVDLVGYDKYNTIYNRYDGLSGVPNEDAITSIFYKLVELTNGTKMVAMTENDTIPSVKNLTEEKSGWLYFCPWYGEHLMSTAFNYPATLKTLYQSDYVITLDELPNLKVNNPNPSASITPGIVEFDKYTPNQSDKTVTVNANANTLTALWAGNNALTATTDYTLNGSTLLLKKAYLATLPVGEHSIVLDFNQGQDPVLKVKIVDSTPGTNAVISPVNATFDKATNHAQDISVSLTLNGRQLTSITKGDATLVSGQNYTASSSAVVLNKSYLATLPLGENILTFHFNGGNNAELTVNVVDSTVTVPAGDLTIQAFNGNTSASTNGVSPKFKLINSGNSAIPLSDVKLRYYYTIDGEEAQSFWSDWASMGSANVTSNFVKLATPVAGADHYLEVGFTGAAGSLNAGQSAEIQTRFSKNNWTNYTQTDDYSFKATGSQFANHDKVTGYVNGQLVWGIEP from the coding sequence ATGAAAAATTTGCTCAAAAAGGCAACCGCAATGATGCTGGCATTGGTCCTACTGCTTGGATTAATGACAGCGCCCGTTCATGCAGACACACCATTATTCACCATCGAAAGCGAAGATGCGCAGCTCACCCCGGATCTTCAAGTGGTTACTTCAATCTATGGACAACCCAAGCCCGGATTCTCAGGGGCCGGATTTGTCTGGATGCAGAACTCTGGCACATTAACCTTCACAGTGACTGTCCCGGAAACCGGCATGTACGCAATCTCCACACGATATATGCAGGAGCTCAGTGCAGATGGCAGGTCACAAAATTTAATCGTGAATGGTGTTACGAAAGGGGCGTACATGCTGCCTTATACGACAACATGGTCAGACTTCGATTTTGGCTTTCACAAGCTGAATCAGGGTGCCAACACGATTGAGCTGAAGGCTGGATGGGGCTTCGCTTATTTTGACACTTTCACAGTGGATCATGCTGATCTGGATCCCCTGAATGTGCAGCCAGTTCTCACTGATCCTGAAGCTACACCGGAAACTCAAATTTTGATGAATTATTTAACGGAGGTATACGGAAACAACATTATTTCTGGTCAGCAAGAGATCTATGGAGGAGGGAATGACGGAGATTCGGAGCTTGAGTTCGAATGGATTCATGATCTGACCGGAAAGTATCCGGCTATCCGTGGCTTTGATCTGATGAACTATAATCCGTTGTATGGTTGGGAGGACGGTACAACCGATCGCATGATTGATTGGGTGAATAACCGTGAAGGCATTGCAACGGCTTCCTGGCATATCAATGTACCTCGTAATTTCAATACGTATGAGCTTGGGGACTTTGTGGATTGGAAAGAGGCTACCTACAAACCAACAGAAACGAATTTTAATACAGCAAATGCGGTAATTCCCGGTACCAAAGAGTATCAATACGTAATGATGACCATCGAGGATCTGGCAGAACAATTGCTGATTTTGCAAGATAACGATGTGCCGGTGCTTTTCCGTCCGTATCATGAAGCAGAAGGCAACGGCGGACTGAACGGGGAAGGTGCATGGTTCTGGTGGGCTTCGGCAGGCGCAGAAGTGTACAAAGAGCTATGGGATCTGCTTTATACCGAACTGACCGAGACGTATGGCTTGCACAATCTGATCTGGACCTACAACAGCTACGTATACAGTACTTCTCCTGCCTGGTATCCGGGCGATGATCAGGTAGATCTTGTCGGATATGATAAATACAATACGATCTACAACCGTTATGACGGTTTGTCCGGCGTGCCCAATGAGGATGCGATTACCTCGATATTCTATAAGCTTGTTGAGTTGACGAATGGTACGAAAATGGTAGCCATGACGGAGAACGATACGATCCCAAGCGTCAAAAATCTGACAGAGGAGAAATCAGGATGGCTGTACTTCTGTCCTTGGTATGGCGAGCATCTGATGAGTACTGCTTTTAATTATCCGGCAACATTGAAAACGCTTTATCAAAGTGATTATGTCATTACGCTGGATGAGCTGCCAAATCTAAAGGTTAACAATCCCAACCCCAGTGCATCCATCACACCTGGAATCGTCGAATTTGACAAATACACACCCAATCAAAGCGATAAAACCGTAACCGTGAATGCAAACGCCAATACGCTAACTGCTCTCTGGGCAGGCAACAATGCGTTGACCGCAACGACAGACTATACCTTGAACGGAAGCACATTGCTGTTGAAAAAAGCTTATCTGGCAACCCTGCCAGTTGGTGAGCATTCGATTGTTCTGGATTTTAATCAAGGTCAGGACCCTGTGTTAAAAGTCAAAATTGTGGATTCAACACCGGGTACAAATGCTGTAATTTCTCCTGTGAATGCAACATTTGATAAAGCGACAAATCACGCGCAGGATATTTCCGTATCTCTCACCTTAAATGGCCGTCAGCTTACAAGCATCACAAAGGGGGATGCTACGCTTGTATCAGGTCAGAATTATACAGCATCCAGCTCTGCTGTTGTTCTGAACAAATCCTATCTTGCCACGCTTCCGCTAGGCGAGAACATATTGACCTTTCACTTTAATGGAGGCAATAACGCTGAACTTACAGTGAATGTCGTAGATAGCACGGTTACTGTGCCTGCAGGGGATTTGACGATTCAAGCTTTTAACGGCAATACAAGTGCATCCACCAACGGCGTCTCACCCAAGTTCAAATTGATCAACTCAGGCAATTCGGCTATTCCGTTGAGTGATGTAAAACTCCGGTATTACTATACCATTGACGGGGAGGAAGCTCAGAGTTTCTGGTCCGACTGGGCCAGTATGGGCAGTGCGAATGTAACGAGCAATTTCGTTAAACTGGCGACTCCAGTTGCCGGAGCGGATCATTATCTGGAAGTGGGCTTTACAGGTGCGGCGGGATCACTGAATGCGGGCCAGAGCGCAGAGATTCAAACACGTTTTTCCAAAAACAATTGGACAAATTACACACAGACTGATGATTACTCGTTCAAGGCAACCGGTAGTCAGTTCGCAAACCATGATAAGGTTACCGGGTATGTGAACGGTCAGCTGGTATGGGGAATTGAGCCGTAA
- a CDS encoding Gfo/Idh/MocA family oxidoreductase yields MKTMKVGIIGCGKISGIYMENCHRFEVLELVAVADLDRKRAEEQAAAYNVPNVYSVDEILADPEIELIINLTIPSVHADVCLRALESGKHVYVEKPLAVTREEGQAVLETAKRKGLLVGCAPETFFGSGIQTSLQLVEEGVIGKPVAATAFMMSRGHEHWHPDPEFYYASGGGPMFDMGPYYLTALVQLMGPIKSIAGMTGKAMEERTITSEKKRGQTVPVEIPTHVTGLLQFEQGAIGTLITSFDVFGGSALPPIEIYGTHGTLQVPDPNTFGGPVRYRLLGEHEWTEVPLLPGYQENTRGIGVADMAYAAHSGRAHRASGELAYHVLEAMWAFHDSSDEQTFYQMKSSCQRPAALPVDLPLYTLDK; encoded by the coding sequence ATGAAAACAATGAAAGTAGGCATTATTGGCTGCGGTAAAATCAGCGGCATCTATATGGAAAACTGTCATCGGTTCGAGGTGCTGGAACTTGTTGCTGTTGCGGATCTCGATCGGAAACGTGCCGAGGAGCAGGCTGCAGCCTATAATGTGCCTAACGTATACAGCGTCGACGAAATCTTGGCTGATCCCGAGATTGAGCTGATCATCAACCTGACGATTCCTTCCGTTCATGCCGATGTATGCTTGCGGGCGCTTGAATCTGGCAAACATGTGTATGTAGAAAAACCGCTCGCGGTTACCCGTGAAGAAGGGCAGGCCGTGCTCGAAACAGCGAAGCGTAAGGGACTGCTCGTGGGTTGTGCACCAGAAACGTTCTTTGGTTCAGGAATCCAGACTTCACTTCAATTGGTGGAAGAAGGAGTAATCGGCAAGCCGGTTGCGGCGACCGCATTTATGATGAGCCGTGGTCATGAGCACTGGCACCCAGATCCGGAGTTTTATTACGCGTCAGGCGGTGGGCCAATGTTTGACATGGGTCCGTACTATCTCACCGCACTGGTTCAACTAATGGGACCGATCAAGTCGATCGCAGGTATGACAGGTAAAGCCATGGAAGAGCGGACGATTACGAGTGAGAAAAAGAGAGGCCAGACGGTTCCCGTCGAAATTCCTACTCACGTTACGGGTCTGTTACAGTTTGAACAGGGAGCCATTGGCACACTGATTACAAGTTTTGACGTATTTGGCGGAAGTGCACTGCCACCGATTGAGATATATGGCACGCATGGTACGTTGCAGGTACCTGACCCTAATACCTTCGGCGGTCCGGTTCGTTACCGTTTGTTAGGCGAACATGAATGGACGGAAGTTCCGCTTCTCCCAGGATATCAGGAAAATACACGCGGCATCGGTGTGGCAGATATGGCCTATGCAGCACATAGTGGACGTGCACACCGTGCGAGTGGGGAACTGGCCTACCATGTCCTTGAAGCCATGTGGGCATTCCACGATTCATCAGATGAGCAGACGTTCTACCAAATGAAAAGCTCGTGCCAGCGACCTGCTGCATTGCCAGTGGATCTGCCATTGTATACATTGGATAAATAA